From the genome of Mucilaginibacter paludis DSM 18603:
TTATGTTAGGCGAAACACATTAACTCAATAACAAAATAACCAATAACAATCCCCGATAATCATCCACAAATAACAAAATAACCAATAACATAATAACTATTCACAAATAACATTTACCCCCGGTAAAAAAACTGTTTACTTTTGCGCCGATGATTTTTTTAACATTTATCCTGGGCCTGGTGGTCAACTTTATTGGATACGTACCTCCGGGCAATATTAACTTGACGCTGGCTCAGATAGCGATAAACCGTGGCAACAAACAGGCCATGTATTTTATTTCGGCTTTTTCGTGTGTGGAGTTTTTTTTTACCTGGTTTATTATCCATGCCGCCAACTGGCTCTCAGGGCAACTAAAACTGAATATTATTATTGATTGGGTGATGATTGTTGTTTTCTCGGCATTGGCTATTACCACCTGGATAAACCGGAATAAGGCACCCAAAACCGATTACTCCAAATATCAAAGTATTAAATATGGTATTATACTGGGTTTTGTTAATCCCATGCAAATACCTTTCTGGATGATTAGCGGAACCTATTTAATTACTCACGGGTGGATATTAACCGGTACCCTGCCCTTAATTATCTTTAGTTTAGGATCGGCCTCGGGTGCGTTTTTATGCCTGTATTTATACGCCAGGTCGGCAAACTATATCCAGGCCAAATTTGAATTGAGCAACCGGATTATCAATACCTGTATAGCGGCTCTATTTTTTTTATTTGCCGCTTATCACCTGGTTAAACAAATTTATTTGCTGTTTTTTAAACACTAACGGTATTACCCGGATAGCTATATGCCGTGTGTGCTTACGCAGGGTTTATAATGACGACCTATTAAGGTGTTGATTATCAGTACTAAATTTCTCTACATTTTGTCATCCCGACGCGAGGAGGGAACTTCTAAAAGCGGTAAGTATGCATCATATTAGGTGCACTGATTATCAATGTGCTTATTTTTGCTTTGATAATCATTGGTTCTTAATTCATGGCATCTAAGGCCCACCAAAATCCTACCCGGCAGTTAGGACTTAAAGTCTCCTTAATAAACCAGTGTGCATAATCTCCCCGAGTCCTGCGTAGGGGCTAAAAAAAGCAGCGGCCTTGTGCGATTCCTT
Proteins encoded in this window:
- a CDS encoding LysE family transporter yields the protein MIFLTFILGLVVNFIGYVPPGNINLTLAQIAINRGNKQAMYFISAFSCVEFFFTWFIIHAANWLSGQLKLNIIIDWVMIVVFSALAITTWINRNKAPKTDYSKYQSIKYGIILGFVNPMQIPFWMISGTYLITHGWILTGTLPLIIFSLGSASGAFLCLYLYARSANYIQAKFELSNRIINTCIAALFFLFAAYHLVKQIYLLFFKH